The Dunckerocampus dactyliophorus isolate RoL2022-P2 chromosome 16, RoL_Ddac_1.1, whole genome shotgun sequence genome includes a window with the following:
- the omgb gene encoding LOW QUALITY PROTEIN: oligodendrocyte-myelin glycoprotein (The sequence of the model RefSeq protein was modified relative to this genomic sequence to represent the inferred CDS: substituted 2 bases at 2 genomic stop codons) produces MQKVSPNEAPLGLLLDLLLGLXTLAVCPTACSCSRSHREADCCLQALXELPAGLQDNLRRLDLSHNPLFDLDGALVAYTHLRVVDVSHNLLSRLPARLPHSLWWLHAASNRIGRLDKKDTMHQWNLSVLDISNNQLERTVFINNTLINLCTVSLSSNHLWTLPTNMPACLEIVDISHNWLVKMLPGSLDRLPKLTFFYLHINRLSNLPFGALDKIASLQVLTLGNNPWACHFQEDIRYLLSWLQRTPALVVGCPCHTNPICGGVHPGQDGRWNFSLYNFHTQDIFASPPHHPRHNTPAASLITKTHFITTTENTSIQTKKC; encoded by the exons ATGCAG AAAGTGTCCCCTAACGAGGCCCCTCTGGGGCTGCTGCTTGACTTGTTGCTGGGGTTATGAACCCTCGCCGTGTGCCCCACCGCCTGCTCCTGCAGCCGCAGCCACAGGGAGGCCGACTGCTGCTTGCAGGCCCTGTGAGAGCTGCCCGCTGGCCTCCAGGACAACCTGCGTCGTCTGGACTTGTCCCACAACCCACTTTTCGACCTGGACGGGGCGCTGGTCGCCTACACGCACCTCCGTGTGGTGGACGTGTCTCACAACCTTTTGAGTCGCCTGCCGGCACGCTTGCCTCACTCCCTCTGGTGGCTGCACGCCGCCTCCAACCGCATCGGCCGCCTAGACAAGAAGGACACAATGCACCAGTGGAACCTGAGTGTGCTGGACATCTCCAACAACCAGCTGGAGAGGACGGTTTTCATCAACAACACTCTGATCAATCTGTGCACAGTCAGCTTGAGCTCCAATCATCTCTGGACGTTGCCCACCAACATGCCTGCATGCCTGGAGATTGTGGACATCTCCCATAATTGGCTGGTGAAGATGTTGCCAGGTTCACTGGACCGACTTCCCAAGTTGACCTTCTTCTATCTTCACATCAACCGCCTCTCCAACCTGCCCTTTGGAGCGTTGGACAAGATAGCTTCCCTTCAAGTGCTCACTCTGGGAAACAACCCCTGGGCCTGTCACTTCCAGGAGGACATACGCTACCTCCTCTCCTGGTTGCAGCGTACCCCCGCCCTGGTCGTGGGTTGTCCTTGCCACACCAACCCCATCTGTGGAGGAGTGCACCCTGGTCAGGATGGAAGGTGGAACTTCTCCTTGTACAACTTTCACACACAAGAC ATCTTTGCATCTCCACCCCATCACCCACGCCACAACACGCCCGCCGCCTCACTCATCACCAAAACACACTTCATCACCACGACAGAAAACACTTCCATCCAAACCAAGAAGTGTTAG